The DNA region aCACCACAGTCACAGGGAAGTGGACGTAGCGGGGGGTGGGGCTGGCCTCCTCCTCCGAGCTGTCCCCTGGGCCCCCGTGGCtgctccccactgcccctgcAGCCACAATCTCTTCCTGGAAGGGCTCGGTCCCCAGCAGGCTGGCCGCAAAGTCCAGGTCAGCAGCACTCAGTCCTGACACCACCTCCATGTCCTCAAAGTCTGGGCCCAGGTCTTCAGGGGGTGGTGGAGGAGATGGGGCCCGGCCAGGGGGAGCCAGCTCCCCTGAGGTAGGTGTGAGGGCTCTAACGACTGAGGTAGGAGGGGGCACCCTGAGCTGAGGAGAGGTTCTGAGAGGGGGAGAGGCCCGCCGCGATGGTGGCAGCCTGGAAGCCAGGGGGCTGGGACGACGGGAGCGTCTGGGGGGAGCTGGGAAGTCCGGGTCTCCCACCGTAGGGATGTGGTGGGTCAGAGAAGATGGACTTCCTGTAGGGGGAAGGGTCAGGGTCAGCCAGGAGCTCCTGcctcaccctgccccacccctctcccAGACACTCCCAGGTACTCaccaggggagggcaggggtccAAAGGAGACACCCCCCAAGGGCCTCCGGGATGGTGAGTAGTTGGGCACTTTGATTCGAGCCCCCGAGAAGGAgcggggggctggaggaggggcgcTGCTTGGATCCGGCCGAAGTGGGGGGTCCTGGCTCTCAACGGGTGAGTGGTGCTCAGGAGCTCTAGGGATAAGGGCACCTGTATCTGGTGGGGGGTCCACATGATCTGGGGGCTCTAAAGAGGCAAGAGAATGGCATCATGGATGGCAGGGGCTCTTTGTGAAAGCCTCCCCTCACATACCCTTCGTTCTTTTGAACCAACCGTACCTTCTCTGCCTGGCCCCTGAGCTGGGGACAAGGCGCATGGGTTCCCAGTCATCACCCAGGTCCCAAACCCCTCTGCGGCTTCTGCAAAACCTCCACACACACCTGGGTCAGAGTTCCTTTGTGACCCTTCCTCACCCATCCTTTGCCATCTCCCCACTTGCTGGCTGCCTACTGCCGATTCAGGCCCCACACACGGCCAGTCCTACCTGCTCTGCACATCCCTGCCACATCAAATGCATCCACCCCGTCCTGGCGCTTGCGGCTCCCCATTACCTGGCTCCACCCAATCTGTGCAAGCTGATCTCTGCTGCCTCCTCCCAACACTTCCTTGTTTCCAGCCAGGATGGCTgtaccctcctcccctctccaccctgtGTCATGCTCCAACCCAGAACAAACACCTTACCCACAAGCGCAATCCaaatctcctcctcctcccatttgGCCCACAAGGACCTCTCCTTCTACCTATCTCCAAGCCCATTCTTTGCTTCGTGCCATCCAGCGCTCAGCTACATCCCTCAGTGCTAGCACAGTTGGGAAGGTGCCAGTTTGGGAAATGAGCAGATTTaggcttgaatcctggctccaccactagGTCACTGTGGAGAGCTACTGCCCTCTTTGAGTTGTACAGAGGAGCTTATACCTTTCTCAAAGGGCTGTGGGGAGCATTACATGAGCACGCAGCCCCAAGTCAGGTGGCCATAAATGCTCCCTACATTTGTGCACAAGCAGGTAGCATGGCGCTCTCCCCTCAGCGTCCTGGGAGACGCTGCGCACAGCCCCCGCACACTATGCGCAGCCATTAAGTCATCTCAAGCTACTGCCATTACAACAAGTGGAACAATGGCAAGCATCCTGGGGTTTCCTTAGGGCACAAGGAGAATAAGGGTTGGTGGGTAACTGTTTGGGGAGGGCAGCACTcagggaagaaaatgaaggagTTCCCAGGCTGTACCTGAGGAAGGGGCGGGGCTGTGCACAATGGTCTGGTTCTCCTCTGCCGCCTCCAGGTGAACCGGCTCTTCCCTCGGCCCCCATGGCCGATACTCCAGAATTCGACACCGATACCAGCAGCGCCGCCGAGCATCTACTGTGCTCCAGTATAGACGGGAGCACCTGAGGGGTGGGCGTGTGGGACAGGAGGGTCAGGACAACTTAGGCAACAAGATCCAGTCCTGGagacccccccgccccaccaatGTCCCTTGGGCTGCTCACTGGTAGCCAATGGGGAAGAGCCGTCCCTCGCAGTCTGAGAGGTCAGACAGAGTGCCCAAGGAGTCGATTCGGATGGAGCCTATGGTGCAGAGGAGAGGTCAGGAGGGTGGGCCCAGGCAGGGTCAGGAAGACCAGGGTAGAGAGCAAGCTGCTTACCAATGAGCACATTGATGGCATCAGGTTCAAGCCCCGTCAAGAACTTCCGCTTGAAGTTGATACCCTCAAAGTCCACATAGACTCGGCGGAGAACATCAAAACCGTCAGGGGTCACGATCTCCTGGGAGGGGGGTGGCAAACGGGGTTGCTGGGTTGGTGGGGGGCGAGGGGGACGCGAGGGAAGGCTCTGGAGGCAGAGACTGGTCAGTCAGGGGCTTGACTAAAGGACTGGGGCAGGGGGTAAGGGAACAAGGAAGAGGCACTGAGAGGCAGCTGGGGCCAGGCCTGAGGGGCTACGGAGCTCCCTgagtggaagaggaagagagtgCAGTGGGGAGCTGTCTCCCCCAGGGTGCGGGCCAACCTTGCCATCCAGCAGGTCTGTGTGTTTCTGGCAGAAGACTTTCTTGTCATCCTGGAAGATGCAGTAGCTGGCCCGGGCACACATGAAGTGGAAGTTGCTGAGGCAGGAGGAAAGGCAGCAGCCCACCGTGGCTCCAGGCTTCAGGCAGAGCTCACAGCGctgtggggggaaggggatgcTAAAGGGGGAAGCCAGTGACCCGAGCCAGGGTCTCACACTCAGCATCACTGTCCTTGAGACTCTGCTTGGGCCCCTGACTAGCCCAGCACCTCACCAAGCAAAGGCACTCACCAAACATTACCTCTCCCCTAGCTGCATCCAGGGCCACGTACACATCAAAACCATTTCAGACTGTTTGAAACAGAAttgcagtaggaaaaaaaataacaagagctAAGGCTGAGCGTGGCATTTACCTTACCATCTTCCTCATGCTGTTCTAGCATGGAacctgtattatttcatttcatcttcacatctGCCCTCCGTGGTACATCTCTCTATCATCCTTCTTTCTGAGGGTGAGCTGGAGACGTTCTACAGTACCTGACTCAGGTTCGAAACTGGTAAGGGGGATTCTAACTCAGGCTACACCTCACCTCATAGGGATGTAATAAGAGCTAAGTGCCACACTGTATGGAAAGCATCCGGCACAGGTTTAATCAACAGGATTCAACAGACTAACTTTTAGTCTCCCAGGCTTCAGGCCCGTATTACGACCAGAGAGCACAAATAGGAAAAGAGCTGCTGTCACTGCAGCACCACAGTGCTGGGACAACCAAGATAGGTACCTAGGACCGGCAGTGGAAGGACAAGCTGTGGCAGAGACTAAACAAGCGCTGTCTCCGAGTGGAGGAGGGCCCTGAGGACTGCCCACCTCTCCAGGCCCATGCCCTCACCATCTGCCTCCCTCGAGCCACAGCAGCGTGCACGTTCTTGAGGGAGCCGTCGTTTTCTTCGAACACTTCGGCTGACCAGATGGCACAGTTGACGTGTGTCCACTCATTCTGCCCGATGTACAGAAGCCGCCCCGCctcctggggacagaggagggtggcaggaggggaggcCCCAGAGACCAGACCCCACAGCCTGGGCTTCATGCAGTAGCCCTCACCTTAGAGTCTGCATCCCCATATTTGAGGCACAGCGCACACTGACGGGGGTCCTCCAGGTGTGAGAAAGCAGCTGAATCCTTGCCCTGGAAAGCTGGAAGGGGTGTGGGAAGGAAGGTCCAAGAATGAGGACCTGGAGCCTCGCCCACCAACCAAGGGATCTGGCTTCCAGCCCCCACTTCCCAGTACCTGTTGAGGGGTCCCCTGGAGGCTGCCCAGATTCTGGGGTCTCTGGTTCCTGCTGCCTCCACTGAGCGTAGACATGGTCCAGGGAAGGGGGCAACACGGCATTGGGGAGGACTCCGCTGTGGACAGGCAGGGTCAGCCTCTGACACGCCTTTTAACGGGGGGTGGGGGCTGCACTGGGGCCCACCCACAGTATCAGCCTGAACATGCCATGACACTCTCTGTCCTCTCTCTATGTGGAATTTCTCTCAGTCTCCCAAACAAGCCAGGCTCTCTCATGCCACCTTTGGCCCACGAAACACTGTTCCTCATGCCCGAAATACTTTTCCTCCACTTCTCAGCTTGGATGTCACCTCTCCGGGAAGCCTCAGGCCCTAGGCTCCTAGGCAGGcgcctcctctgggctcccacagcccctgggTCTCCCCATCAGCGCCCTGACTGTCTGGGTCATCAGTGCCTGCCCACCCTCCCAAACATGGCTCGCCCACTGCTGTCCCCAACACCGCCTTGCATAAAGTAGAACCGAAGTGAGAGTTAACTACACAATCTGAGTCTCTGCTCGTCTAGAGCCACTAGGGACTCTCATGCTGGTTCCACCACCCTCCAGACCCTAAGCCTGCTCCTCGTCTCAGTCCAGCTTGACCCTGGACTCCTAGGTGCCCTTGCCTTTGCCCTCACTCCCTGGTTCCCCTCCTGCTACCCAGCCTTGCTCACTTGGGCAGCCGGGTACTCCGTCGCCAGTACTTGGGGTCGTGGGCGTCGAACCAGCCGAACGCAGACTCTAGCAGCTGGGGAGCAGGTTAACAGGATGAGAAGAATTGGCTTCCCCAGGAGAGCTGGCAGGGGCAGGGTCTGAAGGAcccactctctcctccccactaCCACGCTAGCTACCCTCCAGGCATCCCCCAAAGAGCTCACCTTCAGTAGGAGCCCCTTCGTCTGGCCTCCAGCCCGGCGCTCCGGCGTCTCTCCTTCTTCCGAGTGCCTCATCAGGATGCCCACCACATCCTCCATGAAGCTGTGCTGTAAGGGGGTTTGTCAGGACTCGAGCCTCGACCCCAACCCTCTCCTCCTGGCACCCACCTGTTCCTCTCAGTATCCCACTCACCACGGACTTGTAGTGGCCTTCCTCAAAGCGCTGGCTTACAGCGTGCAGATCACAGGGCCCTGGGTGCAGCTGCTTTCCATCCTGCCCACACTGCAAAGAGGGGAAGTCAGCAGGGCTCGTGCTGGGCCTAGGCCCACCCCGTCCTGCCACCTGGGGCCCCAGACCTGGGTGCACAGCAGCAGTGGGCCTGCCACCTTGGAGCTCAGCAGGCCCTGGAGCACCTGGCGCAGGCCCCCCTGCAGGGCCCCACTCAGGGCCTCTCGCCAGCGGGGGTGCGTGGCCCCAGCACACGGCCCACAGGTATACAGCACCGAGTCTGGCAGCCCCGAAAGGATCTCATAGTCTTCATCTAGAACAGACAgggtaggaaaggaaaaaatggtttAGGGAGATGTGAGGGCTCTCAGTAGCCCCCAGATCACCAAGAACATTGAGCCCTGTCCCCTGAGGGCCTGTGGTGGAAGGTAGAACAGGGATCCCCAAAGGACTGAGGCCAGCCCCCAGGTAATCCACCCACTCACCTGAGAGCCCCTCACACTTCGCGTGCACCCAGTGGTCACACTGGGCGCACTGCATCATCTTGCTCTCGTAGTCGTTGTCTTCATAGCAGCGTGTGCAGATCGGGCAGTAGTTTCCTGGAGcgagagggaggaagagacaaGTCAGAGGGGCTGGTGCCACTAGCTGCCGCTCAGAGTCCCTGCCCAGAGGCCAGCCATCCCGACTGCTGCATGAGCTGCCTCTGTCATGCCCCACTTGGGTCCCTACTGCTCCCCAAAAGCTGGCTGAGGATAAGGCTGCTTTTCTAACTCTGCAGCCCCAAGGCCTCACAAAGGAAAGAGCTTTGCTAAACATGCTGCCTGAGTAAATGAGGAAGCCCAGGTCTTCAAAGAGCTCAGTGGAGACTTGAGGTTCCAGGAGGTATCTCAGGGACCACCACAAGGGTGGGCTCCAGGCCCTCCACTCCCACTGCCCTCAGCGGGAGAGTACTCTGAGTGGAAGGAAAGGCTCCAAAGTTAGAAGAGAGTAGAAAGCCACTAGAGAAGAGTATCTGTTCCAACTGCTTGTCTAGGAACCTGGCCCACTCCCCGGTGGCCCCCGGGGCCCCGGTCCCCTGCCAGGTCCCCACCTTTCTCATAGAGCTGGGTGCACCTGGGGCAGAGGCTGTAATCTCCCGACCACTCGACGTCCCAGTTCTTGCCTGGAGTCGCCCCACAGCTCTTACAACGCACGCAGGCTGAGCAGATCTGGGAGGGCAGGGCGACATTAGGGGGAAAGCCAGACACCGGGCTGGAGCAGTGCGAAGGGGGGATGGGCAAAGAGGAGGCAGGAGACAGATAAGGAAGGATGGGTAAGAGGAGAAAAGGTGTGCAGGAgaggtgaagaggaggaggaagggagaagaaaagaagcaggGCAGGAGAGAAATGAAGTGGGGAGATCGGTAGAGTGAGACAGAAGAGGTTAGGCTAGAGCAGGAGGGGGCTGTGAGCTGGGGGCCATGGAATACATGAGCCCGTAAAACCATTACATACAAATTCTGCACATAAATCTTGTCTACGTGAAATTGTTGAAGAGGACGTGTGATGTTTATCAAACTCTCAGAAGGacctccacccttcccctcctcctgagAGCCCTGGCCTAGAGCAAGTCTGGGGGTGGTGTGCGGCATTAATCAGAACTCCAAAGTAAGGGGTGGGGGCCTCATCTCTCACCCAGTGGCGCCGTTTGCGCGTGGCCCGGGTTGGGTAGCTGGGCCCCAGGCAGGCTGGGTGGTAAGCATGGCGGCAGCGCTCGCACTCCAGGAGGTGCTGTTGGATGTTGGAGAAAGACAGCAATGGCAGAACCTACTGGCACAGGGACACCCCTTCTCTTTCATGCCTCCACTGCCATGGCCCTCGTGCCCAAACCTTGGATCCCCGGCCTTTGCGCCCACAGACATGGCAGAACTTGCAGCGGCGGCAGCACCAAGTGTCATGATGTTGGGGCAGGGGCCGCTCAGCCTCCTCCAGGCAGAATGGGTGGAAAGGGTCACAGCAGACTTGGCAGAACaccagctggggtggggagacGGAATGACGGGCAGAGTgtgaggccaggaggccagggaaTGTGACCCTGTGGAGAGGGCCCAAGAAACCAGACTTGGGGGGCTGTGAAAAAAGGCAGGGGTCCAACCTCATGCAGGCCTTtgctggcacacagcaagcacaCCATCGGTGGTCCCCCTGGCACAGAGGTGAGTACGCTCAGGCCGCCCATCAGCCACACGTTCTCCAGATCACAATCCTCCTGAGGGAAAAGAAGACAAGGGATCAGAGAGCAGCCAGGAACACAAGCCAGATCCAACCTTAAAGCCCTGGTTTCTCACTCATAATCAACAAGTTTCTTCCCACCGTAGTCCCCGCCACCCTCCCCTGCTCCGTGCCATACCTTAAAATCCACACGAACCCGGTGCACGCCATCAGGGGACTTTTGTTTTCCAGTCCAGCCATTGGGAAAAGAGACAAAAGGGCCAGGGGCCAAAGCATCCTAGGGAGGATGGTGGTGCTCAGAGTGCTGCCAGCCCCACCCTTTACCAACTTTTCTCCTCACCGCCCTCTCCTCCAGCCTACCCAACCCTACCTTTTGCCCAGATCCTACTTGGCCTTCCAGAAGGACAGGCCTGCTTCACCCCCTCAGGACCTGTCCTCTGGCGTGGACACACCACGGCACTCAAGTGAGCCTGTTACCCTGACTTGCCAGGAAGCTCCTTGGGATGGAGCCATGCCTTCCACAGGACTCGGGGTTCTTGGTGTGGGGCTATGCTGACCTTGTCCAGGCGCCTTCGGGCCTTGAGCTGCAACACAGGCTGCAGGGTGGGTTTGCGGGGCCGACTCTGCTCCTCTGGTTCTGGTACTGGCAGCTCTAGGCAAGACACGTGAGCGGTGAGGTTTCCCCCTCTTCTCTGCCCCATTCCCCCTCCTCTACAACCCCCAATTGTTACCTGGATCCCTAGGGCCTTCTTTAACTAGACAAGGTCCACTAGGATGACTTGGACCTTGTTCAGCAGGCTACTGAAAACCTCCTGCACCCTGCACCTGTCCTCCCTGTCCACTAAAACCACTCCCCTTCTCTACACTGAGACCGACAAAGCCCTGGGTCTGGGAGTCCTGACCCTTCCACACAAAAGACACAGAACTGACCGAAAGAGGAAGCAACAAACAATTCGCACCATTCTCTCGGGGGGTCCGACGCCGAGGAGCAGGGGGACCCCCGGGCTCTGAGTCATCCGAGTCCTCGAAGATATCATAGGAGGGTCGCTGTTTGACGCAGCGCCGGGCTGACTTGCGCTGCAGTAGGAGGGAGTCCTGCTCCTCGGGCCCCGGGGGGGCCACCACCTCCTCCCGGGGCCCCCCAGCTCCCGCCCCCCGGCGTGGGCCTGGAGGACCAGGGGAGGCCTCAGGAGATTCATCGGAATCCCAGGGCAACAGCGTCTTCACTATCGTCCGGCCTGTGGGAACAGGGGACTTAGTAGGATCTGAGCTCAGCCAGGGACATGGGACACTGGGATGGAGAAAAGCCAGAAAAAAGTGGGGCAGAAGCAAACAAGCACacgatggaaaagaaaagaaaggtggtGGACTGCAAAGATATGGGAAGGAGAGCAAAGAAGACATGGTTTCCTCCGTACCACGAATCTCAGTAAGATTGTGTAAAGAAGTGCTCCTCAAACCTCGTTACCTTTTTTGGCCAGCCGTTCCATCTTCCGAGCCTCTATCTTGTCACACTTCCGGTatctggggaggggagcagcacGTCACCAGGGTAGGGGACTGGTGGtctgggggaagagaggaagctCTCCACAAGGATGCCAATCCCACTGCTCTGCtggggcaggaggcctgggtAACTGACAACCATGGGTGGGAATGCAGGCTGCACCCCAGCTACTCACACACAGCACTGCTTCTTGGTGTTGGGGCCCCCAAACTTGGGCTTGTCCAGGCAGTTGACACAGGACCCACAGTCCTGCACACGCAGGCAGCCCCGACAGTGTCCACACCGTGCCATCCGCATCTTCTTGCCATGATGGGAGGGCAGTGAGCGCCGGGGTGCATGTGCCAGGGTTCCTCCAGACCCCGCAGGCTCTGAGTCTCCCCCAGGTCCTGCTGGCTCCACTTTGCCCCGCCGGGACCGAGATGGGACGCTCTCAGTCTCAGATGCTGACGACGTATCTAGTGCAGCGGAGAGGCCGGGATGGAGCCACAAAGCCACCAGGAGTTCTACCTCATTTCCCTAACCTCCCCTAGATCCCATTCAACTGGCCTTCTGGTCCCCACTTTCCCACAGTGCTCCCATTCCAGGTGCTCCCAACACTAAGTGCTAAGACCTAGCACTCCAACCCACTCGCCACCTGGCCCCAAGCACCCGACTCAGCTGCCATTCCCCCAGGTTCTTGATGCCTTCACTTGCCCCCAAACTTGACACAGCTGTCAAATTTCCCAACAAGCCCACCCCTACCCTCCGTGGCGAGGTCCTGCCGATCCCGGAGAGGGAGAGCACTGAGGCGGGGGACATCTTCGGGTACCATGGCCCGGGCCTGACCCAGGGCCACAGCAGCATGACGGCAGACATGTTTGATGCGGGGGCCTTGCACAGGGGACTCGGGGCCCTGGGGGGAGGAGAAAGCAGGAACACATGTGGAGCGCTGCCCCTTGTGGCCCCGCAACCAGCCTTCTTCAGAGGGCCTTCTTCCCACTCCATACCGACGGTCTCTCTCTCTTAGTTTCCATCGATTCATCTTCAGACTTGACAGAACCTCTGTCTGGGATCTGCTTGACAGCCCCCACGACCTCCTCCATCTGCCCTCCAGGGCTTGACTGGTGGGGGAATAAACAGGGTCAGAGGCTAGAGTGTGAGAAAAAATGGGGCCAGGAGACTAGCactggggagggatggggccaGGGAAGGAACACAGGAAGCTGGGGGACAGGGGAAGGACTGGCTCTGAAGGTTCCCTGCAATGCTGGAGGGTGTCTAGGGAGGGAACGAGGTTCAGGGGTTGCAGAGAATTGAGGCTGGGTGCAGGGGCCTGGCCCAAGTACCACGCTCACCGGCATCAAAGATGCCaccttctgctgctgctgctggtcgaTCTTGATTAGCTGCACCTTGGCTCTCTTGAGAAGGCTGAACATTTTCTCCTCCACACCAGACAGTGGTAAGGAACCCAGGCCTGCAGTCCGGGCCTTTTCCAGTGGTGGCGGCTGCTGCGGTGGCGGCGGCTGCAGCTGTAACTGCGGCTGTAGTTGTGACTGCTGTGGTGGTAGTGCTGGAGGCAGCAGCTGGGTGTGCAAGGCCTGTACAGGCTGCTGCAGCTGAGCCTGAGGCTGCTGCCCACTGCTTGGAGCTGGAGCCCCAGGAGGCGGCACCTCGGCCTTAACAGGAGTGGCGACCACAGGGGCGAATCGAGGCAAGCTGAGGTGGTTCGTGCGGCCCACTGCCCGTGGCTCAGGCTCAGCTGGAGAGTCATCGGCAGGAGGCGGCTCTGGCTCAGGGGCTTCAGGGGCCCCAAGAGGAGGAGTAGTAAGCACCGATTCGTAGATCTTCAGGTGGGCTTCGCTTGGGGTAAACTGAGGGGCCCGAAGGAGCAGGGGCCTCCGGGACGGAGTGACGGGTACAGGAAGCGGGGGTGGGGCCGGCggaggagcagggggaggagggggcagttcCCGGGTCAGTGAGGTCCAGCGAAATGTGGGTTCCCTTAGGATGGACCGTCTCTTCtcagggagtggggctggggtagGTGGAGGAGTTGGGGCACGCGGTGGAGACGGGGCTGGTGCTGGTTCCTGGGGGGCGAGTGGGGAGGTGGCAACAGGAGGCCGTAGAGTAGGTGAAACCTCCACCTTTGTGGGTTTGGGCGGGTCTTCATCCATAAATCGCCGGGGCGTCTTGATGACACGGGAAGAGCGGGCACTCACCACAGGCATAATAAACTGCCGGATGTTCTTCAGAAAGGTGGTACTTTTGGGGGCCACAGTGGGGCTGTCTTCCAGAGGGCCTCCTGTGGTGGTGCTGGGGACTGGAGTGGGAGGAGAGGTGCCCTCTGGCCCTGCCCGAGCAGCTTCCCGCTCTGCCCGCTGGCTGGGAGTCAGGGGAGGCCGGCCCCTCTTCCTGGAGCATGTAGCTGGGACCACGGGAGGAGGGGATTCTTCCTGCTCCTCTGGGGCAGGAGGCAGTGGAGGGGATGGTGGGGGCGGAGGAGACACTGGGGGTGGTGGAGGGCAAAGTGGGGATGGAGGAGATGTTGagcggggtgggagggaaggaggaggtggaggggctggaggagtcAGCGGTGGTGACGGCAGCtttgcctcttccttttcctcagcTAGCACCATCTCTTCCTCGGCTGCAGCTcgctcttccttctcttcctcctcctccttgtctttctcttctttctcctcctctccgtcctcctccagcttctgctCCTTCCTCCAGCAGGGGCCCTCTCCCTGTCCAGATCCAACTCTTCCTTGAGGGGCATCCTGCCAGCTTTCCTCATGTTGATCTTGACCCTGACCTGATTCAAGTCCCAAGGACAATTGTCCCATCTTCACTTTTTTGGCCTTTGAAACAAACTTGATCACGAGGGGGAGCCCGCCTCGGCCTCGGCCCCTGCCTCCACGGCCTCCTCGCCCAGACTGTCCTCCACGCTTGGGGGTCCCAGGTCCTGGGCCGGGCCCCTCCTTGCACTTCCAGCTGCCAGTTCGGTGTTTTACTGGAACAACAGGAGGTGGGGGCTCAGGTGTGGGGATTGTCACAGCTGCTTCTGCCACCACTACTGCTTGCTGCTTCTTCCTGCAAGGGCCTGCTGACCGTCCTGGGGGCCGCCCCCGAGACCGACGGGGGGTGGAGGACTCACATGCCCGGCTCCGGGGGGCTGGGGGTGCCTGGGCCCGCCGGAGAAGTTCAGTCAGTGCCTGCACCATCCGTTCTGTGCCCTCCTCACCCCGTTTCCGGGCAGGAGTCTTTGGGGGGGTAGGAGCCACATCTGCTAGGCGAGGAGGCGGAAGGGGGGTCGTCTTATGCTTGCGGCCCCGACCTCGGGGGGCTCGACCTAAAAGGAGAATAGGTGTGGGGAGATGGGTCAAGGTAGCCCTGCAGACTGAGGaagactccaggagggcagggactaaGTCTTGTCTGTTTCCCCGACAGCCCAGCCTAGCTTGAGCTTTGAACACAGAACACACTTGGTAACTGATGAAGACTCTAGTTGAGCAGGGAAGAGCTGACATGAAAAGCAAGAATAACATTCCTGTAAAGCTATAGAGGTAGAGTTTCCCCATCACTCACCTCGCTGGGATCGGAGCGCAGAGCGCAGGGAACTGGGGGCCACATCTTCATCTGAATGAAAACCCTGAAACTCCTGATTTAGGGGaccaggggtggaggggagaaacAGCAGTCAGTGCCAAAGCCCTCGTTTCATGTGAGACTCAGGTTCCGAGGAATATCCCCAGCTTCCCCCTTAACATATCCCTATTtacaaaagaactaaaaagactggaaagtgaggggaaaagaaaagatggtCTCCTCCTAGGGATGGAGGCAGAGGGTATTTTGAACCTGCACCCCCAGTTCCAGACCACACCAGCACAGCCATCAGTGGTTCACTGGTCCAAAGGGAACACAAGAGGGTCTCCTCAGATCAGGCAGTAGGCACTATCCTCAGATTCCCTCATCCTCCA from Balaenoptera musculus isolate JJ_BM4_2016_0621 chromosome 19, mBalMus1.pri.v3, whole genome shotgun sequence includes:
- the KMT2B gene encoding histone-lysine N-methyltransferase 2B isoform X4, producing the protein MVQALTELLRRAQAPPAPRSRALKHRTGSWKCKEGPGPGPGTPKRGGQSGRGGRGGRGRGRGGLPLVIKFVSKAKKVKMGQLSLGLESGQGQDQHEESWQDAPQGRVGSGQGEGPCWRKEQKLEEDGEEEKEEKDKEEEEEKEERAAAEEEMVLAEEKEEAKLPSPPLTPPAPPPPPSLPPRSTSPPSPLCPPPPPVSPPPPPSPPLPPAPEEQEESPPPVVPATCSRKRGRPPLTPSQRAEREAARAGPEGTSPPTPVPSTTTGGPLEDSPTVAPKSTTFLKNIRQFIMPVVSARSSRVIKTPRRFMDEDPPKPTKVEVSPTLRPPVATSPLAPQEPAPAPSPPRAPTPPPTPAPLPEKRRSILREPTFRWTSLTRELPPPPPAPPPAPPPLPVPVTPSRRPLLLRAPQFTPSEAHLKIYESVLTTPPLGAPEAPEPEPPPADDSPAEPEPRAVGRTNHLSLPRFAPVVATPVKAEVPPPGAPAPSSGQQPQAQLQQPVQALHTQLLPPALPPQQSQLQPQLQLQPPPPQQPPPLEKARTAGLGSLPLSGVEEKMFSLLKRAKVQLIKIDQQQQQKVASLMPSSPGGQMEEVVGAVKQIPDRGSVKSEDESMETKRERPSGPESPVQGPRIKHVCRHAAVALGQARAMVPEDVPRLSALPLRDRQDLATEDTSSASETESVPSRSRRGKVEPAGPGGDSEPAGSGGTLAHAPRRSLPSHHGKKMRMARCGHCRGCLRVQDCGSCVNCLDKPKFGGPNTKKQCCVYRKCDKIEARKMERLAKKGRTIVKTLLPWDSDESPEASPGPPGPRRGAGAGGPREEVVAPPGPEEQDSLLLQRKSARRCVKQRPSYDIFEDSDDSEPGGPPAPRRRTPRENELPVPEPEEQSRPRKPTLQPVLQLKARRRLDKDALAPGPFVSFPNGWTGKQKSPDGVHRVRVDFKEDCDLENVWLMGGLSVLTSVPGGPPMVCLLCASKGLHELVFCQVCCDPFHPFCLEEAERPLPQHHDTWCCRRCKFCHVCGRKGRGSKHLLECERCRHAYHPACLGPSYPTRATRKRRHWICSACVRCKSCGATPGKNWDVEWSGDYSLCPRCTQLYEKGNYCPICTRCYEDNDYESKMMQCAQCDHWVHAKCEGLSDEDYEILSGLPDSVLYTCGPCAGATHPRWREALSGALQGGLRQVLQGLLSSKVAGPLLLCTQCGQDGKQLHPGPCDLHAVSQRFEEGHYKSVHSFMEDVVGILMRHSEEGETPERRAGGQTKGLLLKLLESAFGWFDAHDPKYWRRSTRLPNGVLPNAVLPPSLDHVYAQWRQQEPETPESGQPPGDPSTAFQGKDSAAFSHLEDPRQCALCLKYGDADSKEAGRLLYIGQNEWTHVNCAIWSAEVFEENDGSLKNVHAAVARGRQMRCELCLKPGATVGCCLSSCLSNFHFMCARASYCIFQDDKKVFCQKHTDLLDGKEIVTPDGFDVLRRVYVDFEGINFKRKFLTGLEPDAINVLIGSIRIDSLGTLSDLSDCEGRLFPIGYQCSRLYWSTVDARRRCWYRCRILEYRPWGPREEPVHLEAAEENQTIVHSPAPSSEPPDHVDPPPDTGALIPRAPEHHSPVESQDPPLRPDPSSAPPPAPRSFSGARIKVPNYSPSRRPLGGVSFGPLPSPGSPSSLTHHIPTVGDPDFPAPPRRSRRPSPLASRLPPSRRASPPLRTSPQLRVPPPTSVVRALTPTSGELAPPGRAPSPPPPPEDLGPDFEDMEVVSGLSAADLDFAASLLGTEPFQEEIVAAGAVGSSHGGPGDSSEEEASPTPRYVHFPVTVVSGPALAPGALPGAPRIEQLDGVDDGTDSEAEAVQQPRGQGTPPSGPGAGRAGVTGAAGDRARPPEDLPSEIVDFVLKNLGGPGEGGAGPREEPLPPAPPLANGSQPPQGLPPSPADPTRTFAWLPGAPGVRVLSLGPAPEPPKPATSKIILVNKLGQVFVKMAGEGEPVSPPVKQPPLPPPIPPTAPASWTLPPGPLLVWLPVVGVVRPAPPPPPPPLTLVLSSGPPSPPRQAIRVKRVSTFSGRSPPAPPPSKTPRLEEDGESSEDPPQGPGLCGSGFSRVRMKTPTVRGVLDLDDPGEPTWGESPRPLQDRSPLLPLPEGAPPRAPDGPPDLLLESQWHHYSGEASSSEEEPPSPEDKENQAPKRAGPHLRFEISSEDGFSVEAESLEGAWRILIEKVQEARGHARLRHLSFSGMSGARLLGIHHDAVIFLAEQLPGAQRCQHYKFRYHQQGEGQEEPPLNPHGAARAEVYLRKCTFDMFNFLASQHRVLPEGATCDEEEDEVQLRSTRRATSLELPMAMRFRHLKKTSKEAVGVYRSAIHGRGLFCKRNIDAGEMVIEYSGIVIRSVLTDKREKFYDGKGIGCYMFRMDDFDVVDATMHGNAARFINHSCEPNCFSRVIHVEGQKHIVIFALRRILRGEELTYDYKFPIEDASNKLPCNCGAKRCRRFLN